In Solanum pennellii chromosome 3, SPENNV200, a single window of DNA contains:
- the LOC107013795 gene encoding kunitz trypsin inhibitor 2-like, whose product MKILLLSCFLYLTLFQTIKSEPVLDTNNEQVRPGYTYYILPAGSGGGLTLSKGENGSCPLDVFQARNSQSVGIPLKFLMVNSSAGLVIDENEDINIEFAARRYVSICNVSTVWKIEDGIVTTGGIKGGSENGTSTSLFTIQKYEDAYALQYCPRATGCSFICPRLLCGYIGILTAENGSRHLAVNRPVFKIVFRKE is encoded by the coding sequence ATGAAGATTTTATTACTTTCTTGCTTCCTCTACCTTACCTTATTTCAAACAATAAAATCCGAACCGGTTCTCGATACTAATAACGAACAAGTCCGTCCGGGGTACACCTACTACATATTGCCCGCGGGCAGTGGTGGTGGCCTAACGCTATCCAAAGGCGAAAACGGGAGCTGCCCCCTCGATGTTTTTCAAGCACGAAACTCTCAAAGTGTAGGCATCCCGTTGAAATTCTTGATGGTGAATTCTAGCGCGGGTTTAGTAATCGATGAAAATGAAGACATAAATATAGAATTCGCAGCGCGAAGGTACGTATCGATTTGTAATGTATCGACTGTTTGGAAAATTGAAGATGGGATTGTGACTACTGGTGGAATTAAGGGTGGATCGGAAAATGGCACGTCTACGAGTTTATTTACGATTCAGAAATATGAAGATGCTTATGCTTTACAATATTGTCCTAGAGCTACAGGGTGTTCTTTTATTTGTCCAAGATTGTTGTGTGGGTATATTGGTATTTTAACAGCTGAAAATGGATCGAGGCATTTGGCTGTGAACCGGCCGGTTTTCAAGATTGTGTTCAGGAAggaataa
- the LOC107013917 gene encoding kunitz trypsin inhibitor 2-like produces the protein MALRPFLVAIILSTSFIFLVKAQNISELVFDISGNPLVKGSQYFIVPVSGRSNEGGLDVSSIRNTVDTLVVTQNAQSSAGNSLRFTPVDSNENIIRLSIDLNVKFMNIIFSDNMSTVWTINTRLIPQRNLVSVGGVEGNPGRDTLGNWFKIDKYEEAYKFVYCPGVCETCRPFCGDIGILVEPNNKRVLFVGSDKPLKVTFENTTSVVTVTKAPPTPSASDPHRLSTMSFINVVMCIVIGYLTKLM, from the coding sequence ATGGCACTAAGACCTTTTCTTGTTGCAATAATATTGTCaacaagttttatttttctagtAAAAGCTCAAAACATTTCTGAACTGGTTTTCGATATTTCTGGTAATCCTCTTGTAAAAGGATCGCAGTATTTCATCGTACCGGTATCGGGTCGGAGCAATGAGGGTGGACTTGATGTGTCAAGCATTAGGAACACAGTTGATACGCTCGTTGTTACCCAAAATGCTCAATCTTCCGCAGGCAATAGCCTTCGATTTACACCGGTGGACTCTAACGAAAACATCATCCGATTATCGATTGATCTGAACGTTAAATTTATGAACATTATATTCAGCGATAATATGTCGACGGTATGGACAATTAACACAAGATTAATCCCACAACGTAATTTGGTTTCGGTTGGTGGAGTTGAAGGAAATCCTGGGCGTGACACTTTGGGTAATTGGTTTAAGATTGATAAATACGAGGAGGCTTACAAGTTTGTGTACTGTCCTGGTGTTTGTGAGACATGTAGACCATTTTGTGGAGATATTGGAATACTTGTTGAACCTAACAACAAAAGGGTATTGTTTGTTGGTTCTGATAAACCATTGAAAGTTACATTTGAAAATACTACGTCGGTTGTTACCGTAACAAAAGCTCCTCCAACTCCAAGTGCTAGCGATCCACATAGATTGTCAACCATGTCCTTTATTAATGTTGTAATGTGTATTGTTATTGGTTATCTTACAAAGCTGATGTGA
- the LOC107014016 gene encoding cysteine protease inhibitor 8-like translates to MKKSINNILSLLLVLSSLSFVAFSESFSSENPIVLPTSDDNIILPEIYDQDDDPIRIGMTYIIMNPNIGGGAVYLDNIGHLKCPNAVLQHVPVPGLMGDGTAVMFVRDKSDEGEVVRVMTVVYIKFFVETTPLCVNETVWKVNDEKFVVTGGKVGNENDIFKIMTTDIVIRGYKNIYKLLHCPAYVKCNAIGGSLKNEHFRLVTVDDQHFVPFVFIKA, encoded by the coding sequence ATGAAGAAgtctattaataatattttgagtttGCTGTTGGTTTTAAGTAGCCTTTCTTTTGTTGCCTTCTCTGAATCTTTCAGTTCTGAGAATCCGATTGTCCTCCCCACAAGTGATGATAATATTATACTCCCTGAAATTTATGACCAAGACGACGATCCGATCAGGATTGGTATGACTTACATTATTATGAACCCTAATATCGGGGGTGGAGCCGTATACTTGGACAATATTGGACACCTTAAATGCCCAAACGCTGTGTTGCAGCACGTACCAGTTCCCGGTCTTATGGGTGATGGCACGGCCGTCATGTTCGTTCGTGATAAATCGGATGAGGGTGAGGTGGTGCGTGTAATGACTGTCGTTTATATCAAATTCTTTGTTGAAACAACACCGTTGTGTGTTAACGAAACTGTTTGGAAAGTTAATGATGAAAAGTTTGTGGTAACTGGTGGTAAGGTAGGAAATGAAAACGACATATTCAAGATTATGACAACCGACATTGTGATACGAggttacaaaaatatatacaagTTGCTGCATTGTCCCGCTTATGTTAAGTGCAACGCTATCGGTGGCAGCTTGAAAAATGAACATTTTCGTCTGGTCACTGTCGATGATCAGCACTTTGTTCCATTTGTGTTCATCAAGGCGTAG
- the LOC107014062 gene encoding kunitz-type serine protease inhibitor DrTI-like, with protein sequence MKSVVLVISIFVVAFWCSCTTASPNQGLLKLVYDINGEILRSDTRYFVVSAKTRTGVVRGPVLFNGDANIVCPFQVMQSPRDLDRGISVYFKPKAPKQVEITESSDVNIEFDLGNPTVCNNNVWMVEGFPLQSDNPMYLSTNGKAGYVASWFQIKEVEDNNSTYYKLVFCHYGDEHICTDIGIDHTYGERRLAIRTGNTFNVVFIKDPFIGII encoded by the exons ATGAAGAGCGTTGTTTTGGTAATTTCAATATTTGTGGTTGCATTTTGGTGTTCATGCACTACTGCTAGTCCTAATCAAGGACTATTGAAGTTAGTGTATGACATTAATGGTGAAATTCTCAGATCAGACACCAGGTACTTTGTCGTATCAGCAAAAACACGAACCGGAGTAGTGCGAGGCCCCGTATTATTCAATGGAGACGCTAACATCGTCTGTCCCTTCCAG GTGATGCAGTCCCCACGAGATTTAGACAGAGGTATATCAGTGTATTTCAAACCAAAGGCACCAAAGCAAGTAGAAATCACTGAATCAAGTGATGTGAACATTGAGTTTGATCTTGGGAATCCGACTGTTTGTAATAACAACGTGTGGATGGTGGAAGGTTTCCCATTACAATCAGATAACCCAATGTATTTGTCAACAAACGGTAAAGCAGGCTATGTGGCCTCATGGTTTCAGATTAAGGAAGTTGAAGATAATAATTCCACTTATTATAAGTTGGTGTTTTGTCATTATGGAGATGAGCACATCTGCACCGACATTGGCATCGACCATACTTACGGAGAAAGACGATTGGCCATAAGAACAGGCAATACCTTCAATGTTGTCTTCATTAAGGATCCTTTCATCGGTATTATAtaa
- the LOC107013909 gene encoding cysteine protease inhibitor 8-like, translating to MNILSFLLLSTTLSLVAFSISDNNVNVISTPVLDMEGKSLKINEEYVIISMAVGGGSVYLDNIKNRTECPNDVLQDSSGSFYNSTAVLFYTMQLGSHFVSENQDVSIMFSTSSVNKSCVNETVWQAGHHKIGPIPSPPRFVITGATLGFPGPNNIQNWFKIEKHETGRPHSYKLRYCPSKFICPTCQVDCADVGLYEDSGRTRLVLNDKPYPFGFSKVNNHIDA from the coding sequence ATGAATATATTGAGTTTCCTCTTGCTTTCAACTACCCTCTCTTTGGTTGCCTTTTCCATTTCTGATAATAATGTGAATGTTATATCCACTCCTGTGTTGGACATGGAGGGCAAGTCACTCAAGATAAACGAGGAGTACGTGATTATTAGTATGGCCGTTGGCGGTGGAAGCGTATACTTAGATAATATTAAAAACCGTACTGAATGCCCAAACGACGTTTTGCAGGACAGTTCTGGTAGTTTTTATAACAGCACAGCCGTGTTGTTTTACACTATGCAACTTGGAAGTCATTTCGTTTCTGAAAACCAAGATGTTAGTATAATGTTCTCAACTTCTTCTGTAAATAAGTCATGTGTTAACGAAACTGTTTGGCAAGCTGGTCATCACAAGATAGGCCCCATACCTTCACCACCTAGGTTTGTTATAACTGGTGCTACCTTAGGATTTCCAGGACCTAATAACATACAGAACTGGTTCAAAATTGAGAAACATGAGACTGGGAGACCTCATTCTTACAAGTTAAGGTATTGTCCTAGTAAATTTATTTGTCCAACATGCCAAGTTGATTGTGCAGATGTTGGATTGTACGAGGACAGTGGACGCACCCGTCTTGTTCTCAATGACAAGCCATATCCCTTTGGCTTTAGCAAAGTAAACAATCATATTGATGCATAG